GAGCTTTCGGCTGCCAGCAGCTCCGCTGCTTACAACCGCCGTTGCCGTTACCGGCGACGCTTATATATGTTAACACAGCCACCCTGACTTGTCAACACACATTTTCTGTTTCCTTGTCGTTACGGATACCGCTCGGCGACTTTTATATACTACCACAGGCCAAATACGTTGTCAACAGTTATACTCTATTACAAACCAGGTACTTAATGGAAAATGACACACACATCTGGAATAATGCGTGTGTCAAATTAATGAATTTCGGTTTTGCCGTTTCCGCCGCCGTCCTCTGGGAATTGAAAGGGCAACTGTAAATAGGTGCTTGGAACATCGCCGACAACGATATATTCAGCAATTGGCACTTGCGTGTTTACAACAATAGCCTTACTTACAAGCGGCACAACGATCCGCATACTGGTTGTTGCTGCAAGGTATACCATGTGCCGAGTCTGATTAATGCCAGCATGTTCAAACTTATCAATAACCTTGACCTCAACAGTACCGACCGGAAGAATTGAGACTTCAATCTTAGGACCGTGGCTAGCAAAAAGTTGGCTGCCGAAGATTTGACCAGTTGGTATGTAGATGTGCTCTTCGGTGATTAACTTTAGCGCTTCTTGAGCTTCCATCGTGGTTTCCGTTGCCAATTTGTTAAAGGCCATTGCATTCGGCTGAATAAGAACTACCCGCCCGCGGTTGTCGAGATGAACATTAACGAGTTGGTTAGGAGATGCTGTTTGACTGACCTTTTGCATAATTACCGTATTGATTGTCTGAGTAGCGATAACTCTCGCCTTGGTTTCAGCTAGTGTCAACAGAGTGGGTTTTAGGTTGGTCTCTATTTGCCAGAACGAATAAATAAAAACGAAGAGTAAGCAGATGATAAACAATGTCTTTTTGGGGAAAATCCGCCTTCGTCTGGTGAGAAATCTCATGCTACTCCCCCCACCGATATATCGTTTAATAGTATATGGGAAGAACCTGCAGAGGGTGCAAATTAAAAGACTGTTCTCTTCATATAGAAGGAAACAGTCTTGCATTGTTTAAATGATTTTTGCGAATCGTCTTTTACCAACCTGCAGTATCATACCTGTTACAGGTTCAATTTCAGCATCCGGATCAGCAGCCTTGTGTCCATCAATTTTTACAGCGCCTTGCTGAATGCTACGTTTGGCTTCACCGTTCGAAGCCGCTAAATTTAGCTGTACTAGCAATTTTGGCAGCCAGATTTTACTTTTATCCGGAACAACAATTTCCGGAATGTTATCAGGCATGTCATGTTGCTGAAATACTTTCACGAATTCAGCTTGCGCTAAGTTGGCCGCTTCCTCTCCATGGTACAAACGAACCAAAGTATGAGCTAAGCGCATTTTTGCATCACGGGGGTGCAGGGCTCCACTTGTTAGTTCCAGTTTAATGTTGGCCAATTCGTCATTAGATGCATCAGTAACCAGTTCATAATATCTTGCCATTAATTCATCAGGAATCGACATCGCCTTGCCATAAATTTCGGTTGGTGCCTCGTTGATGCCGATATAATTACCGAGGCTCTTTGACATCTTATTAACACCATCAAGACCTTCAAGAATCGGCATCATGATGGCAATTTGCGGTTCTTGCCCATATTCTTCTTGGAGATGTCGTCCCATCAATAGATTAAACTTCTGATCAGTGCCGCCAAACTCAATATCCGCCTTCAACGCAACAGAGTCGTAACCTTGCATGAGCGGATAAAAGAACTCATGAACACTAATGGGCCGACACTCTTTAAACCGTTTACTGAAATCCTCGCGTTCAAGCATTCTCGCCACAGTATACTTGGCTGCTAATTTAACAACGTCGGCAAAATTCAATGGTGCCAACCAAGAACTGTTGAATACAACTTCCGTTTTCTCCCTGTCGAGGATTCGGAAGATTTGCTCTTCATAAGTCCGAGCATTAACTTGAATCGCTTCTTCGGTTAATTGTTTGCGAGTCTCACTTTTTCCTGAAGGATCGCCAATGCGGCCTGTGAAATCGCCAATAACGATTATTATTTGATGTCCCAAGTCTTGGAACTGTTTTAATTTACGTAAGACGACGGTGTGGCCTAAATGAATATCCGGCGCCGTAGGATCGAGTCCTAACTTTACCCGCAAGGGAGTCCCGGTTGCAACTGAGCGCCGCAATTTCTCGACTAGCGAAGCCTCAGGCAGGATTTCCGCTACTCCACGTTTAATACATTCTAATTGATGCTCAACTGATTCCATT
The genomic region above belongs to Anaerosporomusa subterranea and contains:
- the tyrS gene encoding tyrosine--tRNA ligase is translated as MESVEHQLECIKRGVAEILPEASLVEKLRRSVATGTPLRVKLGLDPTAPDIHLGHTVVLRKLKQFQDLGHQIIIVIGDFTGRIGDPSGKSETRKQLTEEAIQVNARTYEEQIFRILDREKTEVVFNSSWLAPLNFADVVKLAAKYTVARMLEREDFSKRFKECRPISVHEFFYPLMQGYDSVALKADIEFGGTDQKFNLLMGRHLQEEYGQEPQIAIMMPILEGLDGVNKMSKSLGNYIGINEAPTEIYGKAMSIPDELMARYYELVTDASNDELANIKLELTSGALHPRDAKMRLAHTLVRLYHGEEAANLAQAEFVKVFQQHDMPDNIPEIVVPDKSKIWLPKLLVQLNLAASNGEAKRSIQQGAVKIDGHKAADPDAEIEPVTGMILQVGKRRFAKII
- the yunB gene encoding sporulation protein YunB yields the protein MRFLTRRRRIFPKKTLFIICLLFVFIYSFWQIETNLKPTLLTLAETKARVIATQTINTVIMQKVSQTASPNQLVNVHLDNRGRVVLIQPNAMAFNKLATETTMEAQEALKLITEEHIYIPTGQIFGSQLFASHGPKIEVSILPVGTVEVKVIDKFEHAGINQTRHMVYLAATTSMRIVVPLVSKAIVVNTQVPIAEYIVVGDVPSTYLQLPFQFPEDGGGNGKTEIH